ATTATGGGCCCTACAGAGCATTTTAATGCAGTTTTATTGTAATACAGTAgttttacactgtactgtattttgttttacaactttgtgagtctgcgctgagctgagcagggaaaggctggtccgatgacgacgtgaatgcggtgcctaacccttttgtgctctttttgttgtttaaaaagaaaataaaagaatacaGCTGAGGAACAGAACGGCATCAGTGGTCCTTTCTCCCCCTTTGGCACCGGAACACAACGCAGGGTAGTCGGGACAGTAGAGCGTTCCGGCTAcacatgcgccgatgtatgttgagtggagatagacgttgagcggagagagagaaagaatgcgagagagcgagatgctccgcctgcccaaatttgaaagagctttgaaagagctctatacgctcataagagtgtctgaagtcgggcgaacattgaggtcgatgtggatattaggcagcattatatcctccccacattgaaagcctgcctagcgaaaacatgctccatttcaaaatgtcaaatcacaaaaccaaacaaaagacaacgtgcgtgttgcatactgagaacataactgaggttcatttcgagttttgtttgtataagcgtgtgcgcgctgctgcacgatcaaaacagttacaaaaatattaaacatcaaaattaagtgttgcatttctgtaagtaacttaatacaacatgtttcctgacgaaatattaccagtgttgttttcagttaatgtttggatattaattggataatgtttgacaatgtgagacagttgtataggctacctatactggaaccctgacccttctctctccatctctgtctctcacacatggtcagcatctcagcatgatatgatctaagcctatttgtaataagcctatttttccttggtgaactaatatcccttaagcctatttctctgtgttgtgctttgatgtcaacacctggggaacaggttgcagtggtaggcctatatctgcaacatcatttagtagacctaaaaaaataatgtaggcaggtaaatgcaaaaagaaagcataggcctatatataaatatagcccataatttattttcttcttattttttttcccttaaaaaaataataaaatcgtggggcatatcgaaccgtgggtcatatatcgtgatacaaaccgaatcgtgggttgggtgtatcgttacagccttaattcGCAGTATATTAATAAGATGAtaagtgagttttttttttataaacataggattttttttaatatatttttgtttAGTTTGACTGTAAAGCGACCAGTATAATTCCAGTAGGATAGGGGTTACCCACCGTCACCTCTTCTATCTTCTTGCTCTTCTTTGCAGGCGTCTTATAgagggcggcagcagcagcgggtgTGACAGACTTGTTAGGGGTTTTGGGTTGGACCGCAGCCGCgctgctcttctctccttcctcctccttatcatcatcatcatctccgtcctcctcatcctcggaGTTGGATGCTGAGTagtcactgtcactgtctgacTTCAGGTTGGGAGCTGAAGAAACAAAATGGCGGTTTAATGTTGAGTTTAACAATCCTGATGTACTGTGCAATATGGTGTTTCTGCTCTTGCTGTACAAAGTTGATGCAGTAAAGTAAAAAACAGCAAAGACTACTTAACACATTATTCCCAGAAGGTCATAGAATCATATTTTAACAATATttcattttcttaaaaaaaaagatgtactCACCTGACAGTCTCTTCCTCAGCCTATGTGGTGTAGTTGAGACAAACTGCACCTTTTTTCCCTTCAAAAGGAACAAAatctgttttttaaaaaaaagttctgTACCGtgacaataaaaaatacaaagaGAAAAGGAACTGCTGTACCTTTTGGGGAGTCTTCATTTGACTGACAGAGCCTGTAGAGGAACAAAACAGGGAGACTGCTCAGAAGAAAAAGCCCTGTCCAAAACAAGGTGCTTCCACAACACTTTTAATGGCTTCCTCAAAAGACTGCAAAGGAGAAGATGAAAACTCCTTGCTGTGCAATGCCCACCAAACCTTTCGTTCATGTTCACTCAGTTGAAAATGAGAGTTGTACACTTGACTGTTTGATGAGAAGAACGATCACCCACCTTTACTGGGGGTCTTCTCAGGAGAGTCTGAGACACTGAAGTTGACACTCTTCTTTGGGGTCCGAGCCCATTCAGAGGCTAGGAGGGAAAAGAAACAGTGAGGACAGTCCCCTACTGATTAGCCAACTGTGTCTAGGTTTAGGACTTCAGTGCCAACCCTGAGGAGGGTACCGTAAGCTGCTGCATGTTTACGTCTACAGATGTGTTGTGCATGAATACAGACacttgactctctctgtctctgtctcaaatACTCACCCATTTGTGCCATCTTGTTCTTTCGTTTGACAGACTGAAACGTAAAAACGTCAGCCCCAGCTGTAGCAGCAGTCCCATTTTCCGCTCCCTctaaaacacgcatgcacgcacacacacaagtttggGAAGAACATTCAGCCAGATCATCATGGTGTAAAGAGTTCAGTTGTAGGCTCCTGTGGGTAGCTTGTTGGCATCTAAACTCACACACATTCCGTGTTGACCAACAGGTTTTCACTACACGGAAAACATCTTGATAGAGTtttataatcagggctctaaattaacatcagacaaccggccaaatggtggtgaacttacaagccactttgacccattagagtTTTGTATGTGCTTTTAAGACTAACAAGTACTAGCCgttttggctgatgatgaaaaaagttacatTAGTGCCCTGGTTATAATAGTCTCCTGCTGTACCTTCTGTGCCGGTGCCTAGCGCCTCAACATAGTCCTGTTCATTAtactcctcgtcttcctccacctcctcggcCTCATCTGGCTCTGCCGCCTGCTCTTTCTTGGGACGACCTCGCTTGGGTGCCAAAGTTAGGACCGAGGAGGCTGCTGCTTTGGGACCTGGGGATGGGATAAGACACAATACATCAAGGCTTTTCTTTGCGCAATTTAACTTAGACATCCAGAGTactaaagtgttttttttttttatatgaatCTACTGAGGTCGCACACTACACTACTAAAAGTTATGGATGTGGATATGGATGGATGAGATAtagacttgtgacttggacttgagtcagaaaTTGATGACTTGGCAATATTAATAATTACTTTTGAATTGACTCTGactcaggcgcggagtggccatcgggagatcggggacttgtcccggtgggccgcggccgcgaaatgtaATATCGCAACCATTTCACTTCCTCAGCTGGCCCTAAAGATTCACTATTGTTATTCTTGTGCTAACCTTAACACTTCTTacactgtagtatttttatacagATGACCCAGCGTTATATATACCATGTACCAGAcagcaatacctcagtgacggtgtcaaacagtaaattggccacaccccttctctactgacaATTTTCATGTGGCCTTTCGGTATCATTTACATTTTGGATATTCAAGCATTATTGATCATTGGTTGTCACAAATAAAAGGAATTTGTTTTTGCTCTGCACAGTGCTCAACTCGATTAATCAAAGcctatttattttccgatttccacatgactgttacagtttacagtccgCCAGTCCAgatcacttgttctgtggttattgacttgggttactaacagactccaccaagtggtacggaagtgaactgcagctaagtaccACGGAAGCAGTGGATTGTTTTGACTTGATTTGTTAAAACTAgtaccggtatatctccttatagtcaaaATAATATTATCattatacatatatttatatgtggcacatttaggatgtagcctatgtaatgtctgaagaaactgaacaaaataattaccacacacaagattctgatgtgagcagtgctgggtgtgtaaactGGAATAAAGTGGAGTAACTgcaaaagaaacaaagacatttgctgcgatgaagacagcgttttaaggtaggtctacaccgtttggttattcattttgttgacttatggttgtgctttgaagtaggtttggctcatttgctgcatggtgggatTGGTGCACAATAGACAGACTTttttgtaggctatagcctactcttctaaaaatccccacactcaaaactttgtgcctgtgctcatcctgtcttccttaaacgatatttcactagacctacaaactgtcaaaatgacagtggagtgcacattttcatggaacagtagagtgatgtagcctaacctgcaacaagttctatggtgaatgctttggactgtgatgatggctgtgtaggcccatttcatcaaggtgtaggctacaattctccacttcagagtGATATTTTGACACTAATATCCACATGTattacgactgcagatttcgtggtttttgtcttttttggtgAGGGAATCATGTTTTCGTGTtggggggtaaaaagggccgccaaggggaaaattctcccggtgggaaaagtctccccactccgcccctgctctGACTTAAATGCTATTAACTAgagacttgacagttttagcttgcaatgaatTGCAATGGCATagtctaaatacatttcattttctgCATTTATATGTAAAAATATTACATGACAAGGCCGACTATTTTTTGATTAAAACGTGACTGGCAAAGGGGGACATGCTGCATAGCAGGGTGGAGAGGTAATTAATGCATGACCAAAAGTAGTCAAGATTGTGAGTAGCCTAGAATATGGTGACTTGTTAAAAATGAGACGCTTTGACTTgactttgttttgctttgctttggtGCGATTTGGACTTTGGTCAAATGGGTCCTAATTTAACTCGGACTTGAGACAcctgtgacttgcaaattaggaACTTGGTCCCATCTCATCATGTCAGTGCATACAACAGCAAAATGTTAAGAGAAACAAACCTCCATGTTTGTCGACTATATAGTTGAGAACGTCGCCATCTCTAACGAACCGTACTACGAGGGAATTAGAGTCCTGCTCCACAGATCTTTTCTGGGGACTCATGGTTTTCAGTGGCACCTGTAATCACACCGGGTTGACGGGTTTAAAAGGCTGTACAGGTACTGTGAAATACATTGTGGTCAACTCAGACTCAGACTTGGAAACTTTTGCTACAGCGGTATTTACACATTACATACCAATATGTGTTTGCTATTGACAGAACATTGTTCAGAGATCATtgattttttggggttttttttacacaGTATGCTACACAACACAGCAGACAATGATGACATTTTCCAGCAGACTGACAGTGGGTCTAAGCTACGTCTCACTAGCAGGCTAATCTTGCAGGTAGGCAAGTGTTCACTTACACAAGCGGAAAAAGCGTGGATCCCGGGTGACGACCGCTTGCTTTGTATAGGACGGCGTAAAAAAGAGACACGGTTTGGGTGTGCAAAGTGATGCCTATGTGTAGCGAGTAGCCATTTGTTGATATTTTGAAGCTAGTAATCCACCAACTTCACGCACACACCAGCGCCATGCGACTTTTCCGCGCCACAGGTGAAAGTTTTAAATCACGTGGTACAACAACCAATCACTGGACGACCCTGCTCAACATTGACATGGTGCTCAGCCAACCATCTCAAAGTATTCCTATGACGACTTCCTGTTTTTACAGTTTGTTGTGAATGGATGAAATACAATGTATCAGAATCATTGAGAGTACTCTCAGAATGTATCGACAGTAATAGCCTTCCTACCTTTCTCTGGTATCAAGCAGAGAGGTTCTATGGTTACCTATGTAAACCGGCTGTGGTATCAAGTTTGAAATGAGTCTTGATGCAATGCACCATACTATAAAgcaataaatataatataatataatataatataatataatataatataatataatataatataatataatataatataatatatatatatatatatatatatatataatataatataatataatgtaagtaACATTTTAAAGTAAGAGATTTAATTGCCAGCAGTTAGTTTTATTTGTGCCTCAAGAGAAACTTAACTATTTTAGAAGAGATTCTTCAAACATTGCAGAAAGTTAATATAAGATGATCCAGTGGTGTTAAGTGGAGGGAAGAGTTAAAGCTTCTGAccagagacaaaaaaaagttgACAGCTTTTCCAATTAACAGCACATTTATTCAACAGTAATAGATATGTCATCTCTGTACAGGCATTATAGATAGACTTTTTGTTTACTTATCTGTCTTTCTATTGTACAATAGTCatttacacaaatgtacacactttAAAATATAAATTTGTTCCAATGTACAGCATCAGTGAGAAAGAATATGTATACATCacaaagtatctctctctctctttcgcgctctctttttctctctttcaatcgAACAGTGTGACTGCTCATATCAATCTCTATATTACATCAAGAGTACAGGCAACATGTACGAGCTCTATCTCTGGTGGAAGCAGCTTTTGCGTATTATGCATTCAGCAGAAGAACACAAacttctttggatttttaaaaaaaaaatgtacagcaACAACCTTTCCCTTTTCCAAACCCCACCACTCCACTGACGTGATTGTCGCTCTTCCTCTACTGACAGGAGCATTGACAGTGAGTGTAATAACGCCGAACACCATTATGGCACAAAAAAGATCAATTCATTCCAGGTGCACATCCACAAAGGTCCACAAGAGGGTGACATTgagcaagaaaaaaatatattttttccccATAACTCCACAGCTGATGCATAATTGTGTTTAGCCTGTAGCAGAGACCTGTACGTGACAAACGGCAATAAACATGCTGATGCAAACATGCACAAGGAACATATATACTCACACTCATACAAATGTACTTGCGCACAAAAAGCACTCACGCGCACTCACCTACAAacacgcccgcccacacacacacacacacgaccacaagcAAAAAGGTCACAGAGACGCATGCTGTTACACATGCACCTGTTCATACACGCAACAACAGAGCGCCACACACGCACCCgcgagcgcacatgcacacagacacacgcacaccagcaacaaacacacgcgcgcgcacatacacgcgcacacaaacacagcagacgcgcacgcacaaacaaacaatccaacaaacaacaacaaccacaagtaGAGTAGTCCCCagaatgtcctcctcctccttggctCGGCTACACCTGCGATATGATCTGCATGTTGAAGCTGGAGGATCTGGAGCGGGACTCCTTGGAGAGGGAGCTTGGCGAAGAGAAAGGGCTGGCCGCGGAGAGCCGGTCCTGGCTTCGCGCCCCGACGCGCCCCCCCAGCCGCTCCTCCTGGAGGCTGATGGCCGAGAGGCAGTGGGGGCGGTCGGCGCCGCTCAGGCTGCCCAGGGACGCGCTGGGGCCCGTGGACCCGTTGAAGCCTCCGCAGTCCAGGGACTTGCTGGAGGAAGTGCTGGCAGTCCGGATGAGCGGCGCCCCCCCAAAAGAGAGAGGGGACGGGGGCGCAGCGTAGCGGGGGTCCAGGTAGCGCTTGGGGGGGCTGGGGCTGCGGGGCGGGTGGAGGGTGTCGACCAACAGTGCGGGTGTGGTCGACGACGGGGGTGGTGTCGGTgtcggggtgggggtggtgaggggaagaggagcagcaggagggggaggggactggtggcggtggtggaagCGCCGCAAAGCTGCCCTGGTGTCCGCCGCCAAGTCGCGCAGCCTCCCCGCGGGGCCTTCGCGCTCTCGCTCGCCGCGCTCTCGCTCGCGTTCGCGTTGTTCCCGGGCTGAGGGGCGAGGAGTGGCACCCCCAGTGTCCTTCTTCACACTGGGCTGGCTGCTGCTCGACGCCCCCGAGGAAAAACCCTCGTCCGGGTCGAACGAGTCCTCCCCGCCACTTACACCATCCGCATCTATGAACAGACATAGCAGGCACAGATGCATGGCGTTATGATAGAAATGGTGACAGGAcaaaggcagatagacagacagacagacagacatctaaGCAAAGACAGAAGCACAGACATGGCTTTAATAATAGAGATGGTGACACACATAGGCTTAGGGCCTCCGCCcaccggttccgacagcactgcggagcactatcgGTTGCAACAATTTcgtcacagcagagcatggataagcAAGGGGTGGCTCTGACAAAATACAGCTCTCTAATTGGCAACCGACATCCGCGGACATCCGCAGACATCCGCGGACATCCGTGCAGAGTGCAGGGTTGTATCGAAAACAGCGGAATTGAACATTGGCAGAGCAGTGATCCACACTTTCTCGGAAACGGTGTGCGGATGCCCTAAGGCATAGGATAGGCAAAGAATTGGCTTCGTACCAGTAATGATAAACAttcagagagatagatagatagatacagcagacaggcagacaaaaatggcttaataatagAAGTGGTGACAgaacacaggcatacacagaggcatacacagaggcatacacagaggcatacacagtTGTGAACTCAAGGATAGATATATCCAAAACTAAGGATATGCACCTTGATTTTGGGAAAAAATCAAGGTATGTGGCCACTAATATGAAAGGTCAACTAGTGGAACAAGTTAAATCCTACAAATACTTAGGGACCATCATTGACTCCAAATTAAATTTCCAGGACAATTGTGAAGCTGTATGCAAAAAAGGTCAACAGCGTTTACACTGCTTGAGGAAGCTTTGCCAGTTTAATGTTGATAAGTCCATGATGATTTTGTTTTATCGTTCCTTTATTGAAtcaattttgtctttttctttagtctcatggtttggcaatgtcccccttacacacaagaaccgcctataccaaattgttaagtggtcaagtaaactgattggtgaaccacagctgcacccttcttccctgtatgcaaagcaactacagcggatagcaatggctatcctagatgatagccgacaccctttgcatagtgagttccagtacctcccctctggacggaggctggtagttcctggttgcagaaccaataggttcaaaagcagttttgtcccagctgcaattactttgctaaacaagatgtaaaataaagttaaaaatgtatttgtaaaaatgctctttgcactttagctgcaccaggagtgtggtgtcacttctgccatggtgccccccccgcccccacccccacccccccccccccccccccctccccgtgtgtatatgttgtatgtgtatttttcagtcaaatgtcaaacatttttatttatttccttgtgaagcctacatgtgttttttttactccatgtttttttttactccatgtttatgtgtcatgtgtcttgtggttctgatgtaaggacagccatcttctcttttatactgcaaacccagtttaccttcgggtaccaataaagttgaactgaactgaactgagattTGCAGACACAGAAATGGCTTCATAACAGtaaagagaagacagacagacagacacagagagagagagagagagagagagagagagagagagagagagagagagagagagagagagagagagagagagagagagaacaaacaacTCTTACAAATAATCTAGTTATTGACATATCTGCATCAAAACCACAAAACTGACAAACACAGAACAGGACAGACACCAAAGCACATAATTTCCAAATGATAATGAAATGATCATAACAGTGGAATGACCATAACTTCAAGAGTAATTAATTACAAGACCCGATTTCATAAAAATGGAATttgatgaatgatgaatgaacaAGGAAGGGACGCGACGTGGAAACCACATGGAACACCAAACACCACATGGAAACTTAACTGACCACTGGGGACTTGACCACAGGACAAAACAATCACAGCAGCCCATTACCCATTTTGGTGGATGGAAAGATGTGATTATGGGAAAACAAGTACAGTCGGGTGTATGTAGTAGGTGGGTGGGAGCCTAGATTGAACTAAAGTAGCAGAAACCATGGGGAGAAATCCATCTCACTTGCCAAGGCACATCTCAACTTACCAAATGCACACGTTTCTACAACTCAACCCACAGTCTACAGCTAGCGAGGAAACAAGGAGGAGATGTCCACCAAAGCCACACTCTTGCTCCAGGGCCTACTTGTACTCTCGTGCCATATCATGCCTACCCTCGCGCAGTGCTAGGTGGATGGTGTACTTTGTAAACACCCGCCCTGCCATTGGGGTGCCATGGGGGTCCCGGCcgaagggtggaggtggaggtggaggaggaagaggaggaggagtagtgagAGTGGGAGATGGCTGCTTGGGTCTCAGGAAAGGACTGAGATCCACATCTCTGGAGTAGTCAAAGCCATCTGGAGGATGAATggagggggtggagtggaggaatGCAGGAGTACAGGAGATGTGAGTACAAGCAAGGGTGACAtcgcactagcctgattatcatcggctttcaaatctcttcgagacttactGACTAagtctgactaagagcataacaattaacatttcccaaactgcattttccaaacggcctcccttggtttgctaatgattgtttgcttcccaataaagtgggaggagttcccgattttgcgggaactcagaaagtacttgcattgctcttgacctgactagttgcaacgtcgaaagttgcgtcactaggagggcgtggcctggctggtATTGCACAGCCCTGCACGCCTATAGACACTGACGATGGCTTAGACCGAAAGGTCTGTCTTGCCATGCTTTCCCAATAAACCAGTGTAAGAAAAAGCAGTGTATCCTCGACGCTCCTGTACCTCACAATCCAGCGCATCAACTGGAAGGACTTAGTTCAAGTAAAGAATGAGGATCACCGGAGCAAATCAGATGTGGATGTTTCaattttatttagaaatatgcgAGACTAATGTTTCTGATGTAAAACGCCATGTCGAAATCTGAGACTCTGATAAAGACCTCATATCAGAACATTAGGCTTGCACCTTTCTTAGTAAAATCAAAACTATCATACGATTTCTGATTTCTGAGAAGCAGCACTACTGTGTAATTCATACAATAAATGTCATATTGAGAAGTCTTGCAGCTCCATTGAGAAACATTTCACCCTGCAGGGACATCTGGTCACTTAATGTATTTGACATTAATATTCATCCAACTTAGACAAGGTTTAGAAAAATACATCAGGATCTACTAGCTGATGGCACTGTATAGAGACGACAAATGCACAGCTTGAGAGGAATTGTCCAATTGTTCCAGACATGAAGGAAAAACAGATAACGCATGTACCCGCCTCCGAGCCGAGGTATTCCCAGTCTTTCAAAACTCAATTAAAGCTCTGTATTCAGAAAATAACTTCAGATGCACTCCCTTCTACCTGGAGATAAGACTGCACCACACTCGATATTCTTCTGCTTTTGTCACGGCAAAGTGCCAGAGACGTACATGAGAGTGATAGATGTGCAGGCATGAATGACTTCATTGTTCACTCCAGATATTCATAGTTTTAGAAATGAAGGAGCAGCTAGGTTAAGccatttttctcttttcatgTCAAATTTGGACGGGAACACTTCTTCCCTCAATTACCCTTTTGCGTCAGCCTTGCAATTGCCGGCAATGTTACAGCAAGGATGAAGTATGACAGGTGAAGAATGAAGAGATTTTACACATTGAACGTTTCTTTGCTATTGGCATGTGAAAGTAACCCTCCATGTTTACATTACCTAGCTGGGAACACGCTTACTGTGTGATTTAAATTACTGACGGTGTGTAACTGAGCAAACATACTTGCAAAAGAGCCCTAAGCTATtattttccatcattgtttgactTTAATGCGTCCTCCACATGGAAGTTCAGATAATTTCCCCTCATGattctgtcaatattgcaccgtacacGTGCGTCTGTGTACCTTGTGTCTGGTGCGCTACCATACGCAAAATTGACTTAAAATGCGCATGGCAACACGTTCATACATGTCCTCGGCCTTTCTGTCATGCACACTCTACGTATACACAAAATGATTCATTTGTCACAGCCAATAAACGGCTATCAGCAAACGTAAACCACACCTCCCACACTAGAAATTCAGTAGgcattatctcacttgtgatatggtcttgtgtgaaccaggcaactagtgagtgagtgagtgagtgaataaatAAATCGGTAAGGGGGGGAGGCCCGTACCCGTACCCTCTCTCTTCCACCGCAGCCGGCGAATGGAGGCGGCCGTCACGGCGGTCTGGGAGACGCGCCTCCCCGTCGGGGTCACCTCCACCGGGAGGAGCTTCCGGGCTCCGTGCGGAGGATGCGGAGGCAAGGAGCGCCTCATGGAGTTAGCCAGCTGCAACGATAACgccaagagaagacaagacattatattatattatattatattatattatattatattatattatattatattaccagACATTTCGTCAGGCTCATGTCAACATGTACcacaatacagtacacattaCACTAAAACAcagactttcaaaaagggcatttttttgtcctgtagggcaaaggggcatgagctttagcaccacctcgtccctatctgtccACGCCTATGCAGGTCCACTAATACCAAAAAAATGTGGTAAGCAATAACTAGTGTTGCACAGGTACAATACCAGTACACTACTGCATTCACTTTGTTAAGTAttggtctttttcctgtttcacaaaggtaggcagcagtcaacaaaaccatgatagcaatgattttacaatcaagtagtatgcagctcttcatatacaAGTATAtctatacatttcaaacacagtggtatcggtatggtatcgatATCTgctgatactgcacagccagttATCGGGTATTTGTATCAgtgccaaaaaatggtatcggtgcaacactagcaaTAACAATAGGACAgtaacagcagagcacagcagtccTACCAGTAGTGGCTTGGCGTACAGGTCCAGCTGAGCTCGATACATGATGTCTCCCAAGGCCTCATTCCCCAGCTCCCACTCGCCATTGTAACTGTAGCAAGCACAAgagcaacacgcacgcacgcacgcacacaaacacacacgcacatttataacacacacacacacacacacacacacacacacacacacacacacacacacacacacacacacacacacacacacacacacacacacacacacacacacacaattataactCCAGGAAGCACaggagaaacatgcacacactcactaacgcagtggttctcaaactttttccatcatttccCCCTTCAGAGGcactgaatgcttccgagcccccccctcgggcagactgatt
The Engraulis encrasicolus isolate BLACKSEA-1 chromosome 12, IST_EnEncr_1.0, whole genome shotgun sequence DNA segment above includes these coding regions:
- the LOC134460145 gene encoding hyccin 2; this translates as MLGPERFVVEEWLSEFKALPDVNIPRYAGSLHLKRALVPALYRVIQAHPSSELLAPVCHQLFELYRTAEERLRRFTLQFLPELISVYLCHITSRERYNTGCVEALLLGIYNLEIVDKEGNSKILSFTIPSLSKPSIYHEPSSLGSMALTEGALCQHDLLKVVYSGLHPQRETFTSHNRFEVLCFLMLCYNSAVVFMPASSHQSACRMSSRLCVCGYPRQQMKPWREPCHRVRLDPEFLVQMLTAVYHAIYNGEWELGNEALGDIMYRAQLDLYAKPLLLANSMRRSLPPHPPHGARKLLPVEVTPTGRRVSQTAVTAASIRRLRWKREGTDADGVSGGEDSFDPDEGFSSGASSSSQPSVKKDTGGATPRPSAREQRERERERGEREREGPAGRLRDLAADTRAALRRFHHRHQSPPPPAAPLPLTTPTPTPTPPPSSTTPALLVDTLHPPRSPSPPKRYLDPRYAAPPSPLSFGGAPLIRTASTSSSKSLDCGGFNGSTGPSASLGSLSGADRPHCLSAISLQEERLGGRVGARSQDRLSAASPFSSPSSLSKESRSRSSSFNMQIISQV